GCATCGCGGTCGTCGACCTCGACCGCTGTCAGCCGGATCGCTGCAACTACGAGTGTGCGAAGTACTGCCCCCCGAACAGAACGGGGAAGGACTGTATCGTCACCCGCGGCGAACACTACGAGGAAGACGAACCGTACGAGGGCGACCCCGACCAGGTCCGGATCTCGGAGGAGATCTGTCTGGGCGAGACCTGCGGCATCTGTGTCGAGAAGTGCCCGTTCGACGCCATCGAGATCATCAACCTCCCGACCGAGTTGGAGGAAGATCCCGTCCACCGCTACGGCGAGAACGCCTTCGCGCTCTACGGTCTGCCGATCCCCGACGCCGGCTCCGTGACGGGCATCCTCGGCCCCAACGGCATCGGGAAGTCCACCGCCGTGCACATCCTCGCGGACGAGCTCGTCCCGAACCTCGGTGAGTATGGAGAAGAGCCGGGGTGGGAGGCGGTGCTCGACCGCTACCGCGGCTCGGGCCTGCAGAACTACATCGAGGCGCTGCTCGACGACGAGGTCACCGTCGCCCGCAAGCCACAGTACGTCGACCAGATCCCCAAGCAGTTCGACGGGAAGACCAGCGAACTCCTCGCGGCGACCGACGAGCGGGGCGTCCTCGACGACCTCGTCTCCAGGTTGGGGATCCGGCCCGTCATCGACCAACCGATCGACACCCTCTCTGGGGGAGAGCTCCAGCGGGTCGCGCTCGCGGCGACGATCGCACGCGACCGCGACTTCTACTTCCTCGACGAGATCACCCCCTACCTGGACATCGGCCAGCGCGTCACCGCGGCGCGGCTCGTGCAGGAACTCGCCGACGACGACGACCGCGCCGTGCTGGTCGTCGAACACGACCTGGCCGTGCTCGACCTGCTCGCCGACTCGCTGCACGTCGGCTACGGCCGACCGGGCGCGTTCGGCGTCATCACCGACCCCAAGAGCGTTCGAAACGGGATCAACGAGTACCTCAAGGGCTACCTCTCGAACGAGAACATGCGCATCCGCCCGAACGCGATCACGTTCGAGGAGCACGCCCCCCGCGAGACCACCAAGAGCGCGCCGCTCGTCGAGTACCCCGCCCTGGAGAAGTCCTACGGCGACGGGGAGTTCTCGCTCACGGTGGAGGGCGGCACGATCTACCACTCGGAAGTGCTCGGGATCGTCGGGCCGAACGGGATCGGCAAGTCAACCCTCGCGAAGCTGTTCGCCGGGCAACTGGAGCCCGACGCCGGCGAACTCGACTTCAGGCTCGACATCGCGTACAAGCCGCAGTACATCGATATCGACCAGCCGATGCGTGTCGACGCCTTCCTCTCTTCGATTACCTCAGACTTCGGCACCTCACTGTGGGACACGGAGATCGCGGGGCCACTCCAGCTAGAGCGGATCATGGAGCAACAGCTCACGGACCTGTCGGGCGGGGAGCGCCAGCGGGTGGCGATCGCCGCGAC
This Salinigranum marinum DNA region includes the following protein-coding sequences:
- a CDS encoding ribosome biogenesis/translation initiation ATPase RLI, whose product is MADDSIAVVDLDRCQPDRCNYECAKYCPPNRTGKDCIVTRGEHYEEDEPYEGDPDQVRISEEICLGETCGICVEKCPFDAIEIINLPTELEEDPVHRYGENAFALYGLPIPDAGSVTGILGPNGIGKSTAVHILADELVPNLGEYGEEPGWEAVLDRYRGSGLQNYIEALLDDEVTVARKPQYVDQIPKQFDGKTSELLAATDERGVLDDLVSRLGIRPVIDQPIDTLSGGELQRVALAATIARDRDFYFLDEITPYLDIGQRVTAARLVQELADDDDRAVLVVEHDLAVLDLLADSLHVGYGRPGAFGVITDPKSVRNGINEYLKGYLSNENMRIRPNAITFEEHAPRETTKSAPLVEYPALEKSYGDGEFSLTVEGGTIYHSEVLGIVGPNGIGKSTLAKLFAGQLEPDAGELDFRLDIAYKPQYIDIDQPMRVDAFLSSITSDFGTSLWDTEIAGPLQLERIMEQQLTDLSGGERQRVAIAATLSEDADLYVLDEPSAHLDVEQRVRATTAIRRYAENHDATVMVIDHDIYMIDLLADRLMVFDGEPAVEGHAGTPQEMREGMNDFLSDLDITFRRDERTGRPRINKPDSQLDRKQKRAGEYYYAP